A single window of Leptolyngbya sp. 'hensonii' DNA harbors:
- a CDS encoding SEC-C metal-binding domain-containing protein, which produces MITTTWITIWKTSTTCNRSAFEPSSKRRRGYPSETAVKRGHRIIHSDKELQEKLGNNDLCPCGSGRSFQAMLPKQWQV; this is translated from the coding sequence TTGATAACAACAACCTGGATAACGATTTGGAAGACATCAACGACCTGCAATCGTTCTGCTTTTGAACCTTCTAGCAAACGTCGTCGAGGGTATCCATCAGAGACTGCTGTCAAACGAGGACATCGCATTATCCACAGCGATAAAGAACTGCAAGAAAAGCTGGGCAATAACGATTTGTGCCCTTGCGGTTCTGGGCGTTCCTTTCAAGCGATGTTGCCGAAACAGTGGCAGGTATGA
- a CDS encoding Uma2 family endonuclease, with amino-acid sequence MVQVPEKIITLEEFLKLPETKPASEYIDGRIIQKPMPQGKHSILQGELVTAINAVVKKQRIGYAFPELRCTFGGRSIVPDISVFAWNRIPVDENGDIANVFPICPDWTIEILSPDQSPTKVTGNILHCLKHGCQMGWLIDPEERSLLIYPAGQQPEFLQEEHDVLPIPNLVSDLQLTIADVFGWLKL; translated from the coding sequence ATGGTACAAGTGCCAGAAAAAATCATCACCTTGGAAGAGTTTCTGAAGCTGCCAGAGACGAAACCAGCAAGTGAATATATTGACGGGCGCATTATTCAAAAACCAATGCCGCAGGGAAAGCACAGTATTCTTCAAGGTGAATTAGTTACGGCGATTAATGCGGTAGTTAAAAAGCAACGAATTGGCTATGCTTTTCCAGAATTGCGTTGTACTTTTGGTGGGAGATCGATCGTTCCTGATATTTCTGTGTTTGCCTGGAATCGAATTCCGGTTGATGAGAATGGCGACATTGCCAATGTCTTTCCAATTTGCCCAGACTGGACGATCGAGATTCTTTCTCCTGATCAAAGCCCCACAAAAGTGACAGGTAATATTTTGCATTGCCTAAAGCATGGATGCCAAATGGGTTGGCTCATTGATCCAGAAGAGCGATCGCTCCTTATCTACCCAGCAGGACAACAACCTGAATTTCTGCAAGAAGAACATGATGTTTTACCCATTCCCAACTTGGTTTCTGACCTGCAACTTACCATTGCTGATGTGTTTGGATGGTTGAAGCTTTAA
- a CDS encoding HNH endonuclease, translating into MTGGNPERHSKLPPVNQREVFRRDNHTCQYCGSTKHLTLDHIIPRSKGGTHTWDNVVTACEKCNSGKGDSRSERLRQRLLYETGIVLRSKPKAPMHPAIAFAEQFWKEQQPVDT; encoded by the coding sequence TTGACCGGCGGCAATCCAGAACGGCACTCGAAGCTTCCTCCAGTCAATCAGCGGGAAGTCTTTCGCCGCGACAATCACACCTGTCAATACTGCGGCAGCACCAAGCACCTGACGCTGGATCACATCATTCCCCGCTCAAAAGGGGGAACCCACACCTGGGATAACGTGGTGACCGCCTGCGAGAAATGCAATTCAGGCAAAGGCGATTCTCGTTCCGAGAGGCTTCGCCAACGCCTTCTATATGAAACCGGAATAGTGCTGAGAAGCAAACCTAAAGCACCGATGCATCCCGCTATTGCCTTTGCCGAGCAGTTCTGGAAAGAACAGCAACCCGTTGACACCTAA